A single Bacteroidota bacterium DNA region contains:
- a CDS encoding J domain-containing protein, with protein MIFVDYYKILGIDKTATPKDIKNAYRKLARKYHPDLNPNDKEAKKSFQQINEANEVLSDPEKRKKYDQYGEDWQHAEEFEKAKHYQEQSSNSRGASYSETSFGGDFSDFFKSMFAGSAGAGSSRQVKYRGEDYNAELHLDLIDAYKTHKQTLTVNGKNIRITIPAGIENGQTIKISGHGGPGINGGPNGDLYITFSIANHPKIKRLGNNLYTTVDLDLYTAVLGGEITMDTLNGKVKLKVKPETQNGSKIKLKGKGFPVYKNVGDFGDLYVTYAIKIPTNLTDKQKILFTELSKS; from the coding sequence ATGATTTTCGTAGACTATTATAAAATATTGGGGATAGATAAAACGGCAACGCCAAAGGACATCAAAAATGCCTATCGGAAATTGGCCAGAAAGTATCACCCCGATTTAAATCCGAATGATAAAGAAGCTAAAAAGAGTTTTCAGCAGATCAATGAAGCAAATGAAGTATTGAGCGATCCCGAAAAACGCAAGAAATATGATCAATATGGAGAGGATTGGCAACATGCGGAAGAATTTGAAAAAGCAAAACACTATCAGGAACAATCATCAAACTCGCGTGGGGCAAGCTATTCAGAAACATCTTTTGGAGGAGATTTTTCCGATTTTTTTAAATCCATGTTTGCTGGATCCGCAGGTGCCGGCAGCAGCAGACAAGTGAAATACAGAGGAGAAGATTACAACGCGGAATTACATCTCGACCTTATCGATGCATATAAAACCCACAAACAAACGTTAACGGTAAACGGGAAAAACATAAGAATTACTATCCCTGCCGGAATTGAAAATGGACAAACAATTAAAATTTCAGGGCATGGAGGCCCGGGAATAAATGGTGGCCCGAACGGTGATTTATATATTACATTTTCAATAGCCAATCACCCAAAAATTAAACGTTTGGGAAATAATTTATATACTACGGTAGATTTAGATTTGTACACAGCTGTGTTGGGAGGTGAAATCACAATGGATACCTTAAACGGAAAAGTAAAACTTAAAGTAAAGCCTGAAACACAAAATGGAAGTAAAATAAAATTAAAAGGTAAGGGATTTCCTGTTTATAAAAATGTAGGGGATTTTGGAGATTTATATGTGACCTATGCCATTAAAATTCCAACAAATTTAACGGATAAGCAAAAAATATTATTTACCGAATTATCTAAATCGTAA
- a CDS encoding chaperone modulator CbpM, producing MQTGYLIAVNEFCANHNIEISFISSLQQTGLIEITTIKETGFIDASQLQHLEKIVRLYYELDINLEGIETITHLLQRIKSLQDEIIALRNRLRLYEIEV from the coding sequence ATGCAAACAGGATATTTAATAGCTGTAAATGAGTTCTGTGCCAACCACAACATTGAGATTTCATTTATCAGTTCATTACAACAAACCGGATTGATAGAAATTACTACCATCAAAGAAACAGGGTTTATTGATGCAAGCCAGCTACAACATTTAGAGAAAATTGTTCGCTTATATTATGAGTTGGATATTAACTTGGAAGGTATTGAGACCATCACTCATTTATTACAGCGAATAAAATCTTTGCAGGATGAAATTATTGCGCTCAGAAACAGGCTTCGTCTTTATGAAATAGAAGTGTAA